Proteins encoded in a region of the Streptomyces sp. NBC_00513 genome:
- a CDS encoding GNAT family N-acetyltransferase — protein sequence MDSTSYEAPLKLLPVTEELRPVVERLAQLYRHDMSEFLDFLPGPDGRFAFRPLPLFFSEPGRTVQLITHGSTPAGFVLTRPTEDGATSISAFFVVRALRRRGLGRRAALELLRSRPGRWAIAFQEVNAGAARFWRGIADEAVGREAWREERRPVRVPGPPAGVPDDHWIFLDTGTGRVAP from the coding sequence ATGGACTCGACCTCGTACGAAGCACCCCTGAAGCTCCTTCCCGTCACCGAGGAACTGCGTCCCGTGGTGGAGCGGTTGGCGCAGCTGTACCGGCACGACATGTCGGAGTTCCTCGACTTCCTGCCGGGGCCCGACGGCAGGTTCGCCTTCCGTCCACTGCCCCTCTTCTTCAGCGAACCGGGACGCACGGTCCAGTTGATCACCCACGGCTCGACCCCGGCGGGCTTCGTCCTGACCCGGCCGACGGAGGACGGGGCGACGTCGATCTCCGCGTTCTTCGTCGTACGGGCGCTGCGCAGGCGGGGCCTGGGCCGGCGGGCGGCGTTGGAGCTGTTGCGGTCCCGGCCGGGGCGCTGGGCGATTGCCTTCCAGGAGGTCAACGCGGGCGCCGCCCGGTTCTGGCGCGGCATCGCCGACGAGGCCGTGGGCCGGGAGGCCTGGCGCGAGGAACGGCGTCCCGTGCGGGTTCCGGGGCCGCCGGCGGGGGTGCCCGACGATCACTGGATCTTCCTGGACACGGGTACGGGACGCGTGGCCCCTTAG
- a CDS encoding SUKH-4 family immunity protein, with the protein MPDDDLDALFSSPSALLAAGPARVRERVPAAGGVGREVFTQAEAVFGRARVSRAEFASWLHFAAKVLGREAYAELTAAAEPGMPWRTVWAWWRPVGAHRAEPNLSGDWSIDVHDPVTDGAGEDGVEGPLLKVWSLWTGDRWFDLATGAPRPAPGAGTYAERADEAEEEGPALFDGDEDGRRLVCPGTWEEPVHLGGGRFLFAEARGLVVVERGEVAPIADRPAGGADAGSWEEGVGEPWFLDPAPSATPLDAARLDAVFDGDTMVRVAPDRLPAALTHAPTRELLVGMGLPRHWAAGVTAFALGYDEAGPEADREGESVGPLHLGSFEHGFASSVRVLVRPDTGEVLAHLGEGAPLPLARDIETFLRLLEAVRRYMGACWDPYPAEDGIGDFLREVEILSPGSPEHEVWEQIFSAVTVLGVYGY; encoded by the coding sequence ATGCCTGATGACGATCTTGATGCTCTCTTCTCCTCCCCCTCGGCGCTGTTGGCCGCCGGTCCCGCGCGCGTGCGCGAGCGGGTACCGGCGGCCGGCGGTGTGGGGCGCGAGGTGTTCACCCAGGCCGAGGCGGTGTTCGGGCGTGCGCGGGTGTCCCGGGCGGAGTTCGCGTCGTGGTTGCACTTCGCCGCGAAGGTGCTGGGGCGCGAGGCGTACGCCGAGCTGACGGCCGCCGCCGAGCCCGGCATGCCGTGGCGGACGGTGTGGGCCTGGTGGCGGCCGGTCGGCGCCCACCGCGCCGAGCCCAACCTCAGCGGGGACTGGAGCATCGACGTCCACGACCCGGTGACCGACGGGGCCGGCGAGGACGGGGTCGAGGGGCCCCTGCTCAAGGTCTGGTCCCTGTGGACCGGTGACCGTTGGTTCGACCTCGCCACCGGGGCGCCGCGGCCGGCGCCCGGCGCCGGGACGTACGCGGAACGCGCCGACGAGGCCGAGGAAGAGGGCCCCGCGCTCTTCGACGGCGACGAGGACGGCCGGCGGCTGGTGTGTCCCGGCACCTGGGAGGAGCCCGTCCATCTCGGCGGGGGCCGTTTCCTGTTCGCCGAGGCCAGGGGGCTTGTCGTCGTCGAACGCGGCGAGGTGGCGCCGATCGCGGACCGGCCTGCCGGGGGCGCCGACGCCGGCTCGTGGGAGGAGGGCGTGGGCGAGCCGTGGTTCCTGGACCCGGCGCCGTCCGCGACCCCGCTCGACGCGGCCCGACTGGACGCGGTCTTCGACGGGGACACCATGGTCCGGGTGGCTCCCGACCGGCTGCCCGCCGCGCTCACGCACGCCCCCACGCGGGAGTTGCTCGTCGGCATGGGCCTGCCGCGCCACTGGGCGGCGGGCGTGACGGCCTTCGCCCTGGGCTACGACGAGGCGGGACCGGAGGCGGATCGGGAGGGGGAGAGCGTCGGCCCGCTGCACCTGGGGTCGTTCGAGCACGGCTTCGCCTCGTCCGTGCGGGTGCTGGTCCGGCCGGACACGGGCGAGGTCCTCGCACACCTCGGCGAGGGCGCACCGCTCCCCCTCGCGCGTGACATCGAGACGTTCCTGCGGCTGCTGGAGGCCGTCCGCCGGTACATGGGGGCGTGCTGGGACCCCTACCCGGCCGAGGACGGCATCGGGGACTTCCTGCGGGAGGTCGAGATCCTGAGCCCCGGCAGCCCGGAGCACGAGGTGTGGGAGCAGATCTTCTCGGCCGTGACGGTGCTCGGCGTCTACGGCTACTGA
- a CDS encoding PLP-dependent cysteine synthase family protein: MTTASPPRRPAPVAANPELLRLLGRTPMVRVHTRLPHAHPGFWAKLEGLGAGGMKARAAVSILRGARLRGELLPGAPVIESTSGTLGIGLAFAGQALGHPVVLVGDAELEPSMRQLLRAYGAELELVDRPAPRGGWQAARLARLHTLRRSLPGAYWPDQYNNPDNAAGYHRMAAEIVERLDHLDVLVCSVGTGGHSAGLLGPLRRRWPRLEVIGVDSVGSAIFGQPARPRLMRGLGSSIHPRNVAHPSFDEVHWVGPAEAVDACRRLARDTFVSGGWSTGAVALVSAWAARAEPGRVVATVFPDGPHRYLDTVYGDTFRRAHGLDTATPATRPSEIPHPHAVEATGWTRCRTVIAPGHATPARCAAGRPDPAAPAPARDGVQ, from the coding sequence ATGACCACCGCGTCCCCGCCGCGCCGGCCCGCCCCGGTCGCCGCCAACCCCGAACTGCTGAGGCTGCTCGGCCGTACGCCCATGGTCCGCGTCCACACCCGACTCCCCCACGCGCACCCGGGATTCTGGGCGAAACTCGAAGGTCTCGGCGCGGGCGGCATGAAGGCGCGGGCCGCCGTCTCGATACTGCGCGGTGCCCGGCTGCGCGGCGAACTGCTCCCGGGCGCGCCGGTGATCGAGTCCACCTCCGGCACCCTGGGCATCGGCCTCGCCTTCGCCGGGCAGGCCCTCGGCCATCCCGTCGTCCTCGTCGGCGACGCCGAACTCGAACCCTCGATGCGGCAGTTGCTCCGCGCGTACGGCGCCGAACTCGAACTCGTCGACCGCCCCGCCCCGCGAGGCGGCTGGCAGGCGGCCCGCCTCGCCCGCCTCCACACACTGCGCCGAAGCCTCCCCGGCGCCTACTGGCCCGACCAGTACAACAACCCGGACAACGCGGCCGGCTACCACCGGATGGCCGCCGAGATCGTCGAACGGCTCGACCACCTGGACGTCCTCGTGTGCAGCGTCGGCACCGGCGGACACAGCGCCGGACTGCTCGGGCCGCTGCGTCGCCGCTGGCCCCGGCTGGAGGTGATCGGGGTGGACTCCGTCGGCTCGGCCATCTTCGGACAGCCCGCCCGCCCCCGGCTGATGCGCGGGCTCGGCAGCAGCATCCACCCTCGCAACGTCGCCCACCCGTCCTTCGACGAGGTCCACTGGGTCGGCCCGGCCGAGGCGGTGGACGCCTGCCGCAGGCTCGCCCGCGACACCTTCGTCAGCGGCGGTTGGAGCACCGGGGCCGTCGCCCTGGTCTCCGCCTGGGCGGCTCGCGCGGAACCGGGCCGGGTCGTCGCGACCGTCTTCCCCGACGGCCCCCACCGCTACCTCGACACCGTGTACGGCGACACGTTCCGCCGCGCGCACGGCCTGGACACCGCCACACCCGCCACCCGCCCCTCGGAGATCCCGCACCCGCACGCCGTCGAGGCCACCGGATGGACGCGCTGTCGCACCGTCATCGCCCCGGGGCACGCCACCCCCGCCCGGTGCGCGGCCGGGAGACCCGACCCGGCAGCGCCCGCCCCCGCGCGCGACGGGGTTCAGTAG
- a CDS encoding Rossmann-like domain-containing protein: MTRRVLAGRHGPDPRGQRIALAFTTTQAVRHAGRATGYRNEVLGLRLDEAVGSCAVEPGTLPAGALDACVGASVATLLAHPLLPVRVAALDAYLMRAHPHTPANGARPWPLEAGGSLSKSRARARAVVGLLPVRRLRRVLVVGVVNSLLERLRAEGVDYLPCDLSGGTTEWGEPVHTDAVARMHHCDAVLASGMTLGNGTFQALREHAENTGKPLVMFAQTGSAVLPRFLGAGVSAVSAEPYPFFWLDGGPGIIHRYGGTR; this comes from the coding sequence CTGACCCGCCGCGTGTTGGCGGGCCGCCACGGACCCGACCCCCGCGGGCAACGGATCGCGCTCGCCTTCACCACCACCCAGGCCGTACGGCACGCGGGCCGCGCCACCGGCTACCGCAACGAGGTGCTCGGCCTGCGCCTGGACGAAGCCGTCGGATCCTGCGCCGTGGAACCGGGGACCCTGCCCGCCGGCGCCCTCGACGCGTGCGTCGGCGCGAGCGTCGCGACCCTGCTCGCGCACCCCCTGCTCCCCGTACGCGTCGCCGCGCTCGACGCCTACCTGATGCGCGCCCACCCGCACACCCCGGCCAACGGGGCCCGCCCCTGGCCGCTGGAGGCGGGCGGTTCGCTGAGCAAGTCCCGGGCCAGGGCCCGGGCGGTCGTCGGACTGCTGCCCGTGCGCCGGCTGCGCCGCGTGCTCGTCGTCGGCGTCGTGAACTCGCTGCTGGAACGACTGCGCGCCGAGGGCGTGGACTACCTCCCGTGCGACCTGTCGGGCGGCACCACCGAATGGGGCGAACCCGTCCACACCGACGCCGTCGCGCGGATGCACCACTGCGACGCCGTCCTCGCCTCCGGCATGACCCTCGGCAACGGCACCTTCCAGGCCCTGCGCGAGCACGCCGAGAACACCGGCAAACCCCTGGTGATGTTCGCCCAGACCGGCAGCGCCGTCCTGCCGCGGTTCCTCGGGGCCGGGGTGAGCGCCGTGTCGGCCGAGCCGTACCCCTTCTTCTGGCTCGACGGCGGCCCCGGGATCATCCACCGCTACGGAGGCACCCGATGA
- the dhaL gene encoding dihydroxyacetone kinase subunit DhaL, with the protein MRDADFFRRWMDAVAAVVEREADRLTELDSPIGDADHGSNLLRGFVAVRAALEAGSAETPGAVLQLAGRTLISTVGGASGPLYGTLLRRTGKELGDAAEVSDEDLRKALYAGVGAVAQLGGAAPGDKTMLDALVPGVAALATSYRAAGEAAENGALATVPLLARKGRASYLGERSIGHQDPGATSSALLLGALAEVAEARG; encoded by the coding sequence GTGCGTGACGCAGACTTCTTCCGACGCTGGATGGATGCCGTCGCGGCCGTCGTCGAACGGGAGGCGGACCGGCTGACCGAGCTCGACTCCCCCATCGGGGACGCCGACCACGGCAGCAACCTCCTGCGGGGGTTCGTCGCCGTACGGGCGGCGCTCGAAGCCGGGAGCGCCGAAACGCCCGGCGCGGTGCTGCAACTCGCCGGCCGGACCCTGATCTCCACGGTCGGCGGCGCGTCCGGACCGCTGTACGGAACACTGCTGCGCCGCACCGGCAAGGAACTGGGCGACGCCGCCGAGGTCTCCGACGAGGATCTGCGCAAGGCCCTGTACGCGGGGGTGGGCGCGGTCGCCCAACTCGGCGGGGCGGCGCCGGGCGACAAGACGATGCTGGACGCGCTGGTGCCCGGGGTGGCGGCGCTCGCCACCTCGTACCGCGCGGCCGGCGAGGCCGCGGAGAACGGGGCGCTGGCGACGGTGCCGCTGCTGGCGCGCAAGGGCAGGGCCAGTTACCTGGGCGAGCGCAGCATCGGGCACCAGGATCCGGGGGCCACGTCGTCCGCGCTGCTGCTGGGGGCCCTGGCCGAGGTCGCGGAGGCACGCGGATGA
- a CDS encoding PTS-dependent dihydroxyacetone kinase phosphotransferase subunit DhaM yields the protein MSAEPLVGIVLVSHSKEVAESVAALATGLAAGGATALVATAGGGPDGGLGTNPELIVTAARTVDRGAGVAILVDLGSSVLSVKSLLLDEELPEGSRLVDAPFLEGAVAAVVTASTGAPLDAVATAAEEAYAYRKA from the coding sequence ATGAGCGCCGAGCCGCTGGTCGGGATCGTCCTGGTGTCCCACAGCAAGGAGGTCGCGGAGTCGGTGGCCGCACTGGCCACCGGTCTCGCCGCGGGCGGCGCGACGGCCCTGGTCGCGACGGCCGGCGGCGGCCCCGACGGTGGCCTGGGCACCAACCCGGAGCTGATCGTGACGGCCGCCCGGACCGTGGACCGGGGCGCGGGTGTCGCGATCCTGGTGGACCTCGGCAGCTCGGTGCTCTCGGTCAAGTCACTGCTGCTGGACGAGGAACTGCCCGAGGGCAGCCGACTGGTCGACGCGCCGTTCCTGGAAGGGGCGGTGGCGGCCGTGGTGACCGCCTCCACCGGAGCCCCCCTGGACGCGGTGGCGACCGCGGCCGAGGAGGCGTACGCGTACCGGAAGGCCTGA
- a CDS encoding RNA-binding S4 domain-containing protein → MAEEGSGTVRVDAWIWAVRLTKTRSTAATACRAGHVKVNGERAKPAQPVRVGDEVRLFHAGRERIVVVRRTVAKRVGAPVAAECLTDNSPPPPTPVEAAVVGIRDRGAGRPTKRERREIETLRGR, encoded by the coding sequence ATGGCTGAAGAGGGATCGGGAACAGTTCGGGTCGACGCGTGGATCTGGGCCGTGCGCCTGACGAAGACCCGCTCGACGGCGGCGACCGCCTGCCGGGCGGGCCATGTCAAGGTCAACGGGGAACGCGCCAAGCCGGCGCAGCCCGTACGGGTGGGGGACGAGGTGCGGCTCTTCCACGCGGGACGCGAGCGCATCGTGGTGGTGCGGCGGACGGTCGCGAAGCGGGTCGGCGCCCCGGTGGCCGCCGAATGCCTCACCGACAACAGCCCGCCGCCGCCCACGCCCGTCGAGGCGGCCGTGGTCGGCATCCGCGACCGGGGCGCGGGGCGCCCGACCAAGCGGGAGCGCCGCGAGATCGAAACCCTGCGCGGTCGCTAG
- a CDS encoding molybdopterin-binding protein produces the protein MQSYTIGQAARLLGVSPDTARRWADAGRVATHRDEGGRRLIDGRALAAFSVEVGQGAHTEDEEPHTSARNAFPGIVTAVKLGDVAAQVEIQAGPHRLVSLLTREAVEELGLEVGMRATARVKSTSVHIDRT, from the coding sequence ATGCAGTCCTACACCATCGGACAGGCCGCGCGTCTGCTGGGCGTCAGCCCGGACACGGCGCGTCGCTGGGCCGACGCCGGCCGGGTCGCGACCCATCGCGACGAGGGCGGTCGCCGGCTGATCGACGGCCGCGCGCTGGCCGCCTTCTCCGTCGAGGTGGGCCAGGGAGCCCACACCGAGGACGAGGAGCCCCACACCTCCGCGCGCAACGCCTTCCCGGGCATCGTCACGGCCGTCAAGCTCGGCGACGTGGCCGCCCAGGTCGAGATCCAGGCGGGTCCCCACCGTCTGGTCTCCCTGCTCACCCGTGAGGCCGTCGAGGAGCTCGGACTGGAGGTCGGCATGCGGGCCACCGCCCGCGTGAAGTCCACCAGTGTGCACATCGACCGCACCTGA
- the modA gene encoding molybdate ABC transporter substrate-binding protein, giving the protein MSPTLNRRRTVAAALTTALLVPVLAACGSGDDKKDESASSPSAAPSSAGSAAPKAANLTVLAASSLTDVFKSAGAAYEKAHPGTKVTFSFAGSQELAAQVKQGAPADALVTADTKTMDGLKAETNSPTVIAKNRLVIASAKGNPFKIDELKDLADTKIKVVLAAPEVPVGRYSKQILDAQKVEVKPVSQEPNVRAVLGKVELGEADAGLVYKTDTLKSGDKVAVVDIPDGQNAVASYPAASLKGSKNADAAAAFVAWLSTPEAQKILQDAGFQKP; this is encoded by the coding sequence ATGTCCCCGACGCTGAACCGCCGTCGTACCGTCGCCGCAGCCCTGACCACCGCCCTTCTCGTACCGGTCCTGGCCGCCTGTGGCAGCGGTGACGACAAGAAGGACGAGTCGGCCTCCTCCCCGAGCGCCGCCCCCTCCTCCGCCGGCTCCGCCGCCCCCAAGGCCGCGAACCTGACCGTCCTCGCCGCGTCCTCCCTCACCGACGTCTTCAAGAGCGCCGGCGCCGCCTACGAGAAGGCGCACCCGGGCACGAAGGTCACGTTCTCCTTCGCCGGCTCGCAGGAACTCGCCGCGCAGGTCAAGCAGGGCGCCCCGGCCGACGCGCTGGTCACCGCGGACACCAAGACGATGGACGGCCTCAAGGCCGAGACCAACAGCCCGACCGTCATCGCCAAGAACCGCCTGGTCATCGCGAGCGCCAAGGGCAACCCGTTCAAGATCGACGAGCTGAAGGACCTCGCCGACACCAAGATCAAGGTCGTGCTCGCCGCGCCCGAGGTCCCGGTCGGCCGCTACAGCAAGCAGATCCTCGACGCCCAGAAGGTCGAGGTGAAGCCGGTCTCCCAGGAGCCCAACGTCCGCGCCGTGCTGGGCAAGGTGGAGCTGGGCGAGGCCGACGCCGGTCTCGTGTACAAGACGGACACCCTCAAGTCCGGTGACAAGGTCGCCGTCGTCGACATCCCGGACGGCCAGAACGCCGTGGCCTCCTACCCGGCCGCCTCGCTCAAGGGCTCCAAGAACGCCGACGCCGCGGCCGCGTTCGTCGCCTGGCTGAGCACCCCGGAGGCGCAGAAGATCCTCCAGGACGCGGGCTTCCAGAAGCCGTAA
- a CDS encoding ABC transporter permease: MTRVRTRVRPPVALALPALLAVAFLLLPLVGILTRTQWGELAAHLTSPDVVQALELSLVVSFWALGLSLVLGVPLAWLLARVEFKGKAFVRSLVLLPMVLPPTVGGVALLLGFGRRGLLGPWLEDAFGITLPFHTSGAVVAATFVAMPFLVISLEGALGGLKQSYEETASSLGASPVRVFFTVTLPMVAPGLIAGAALTWARALGEFGATITFAGNLPGETQTLPLQVYLLLQDSPEAATSVSLLLLAIAMGVLIALRGRWTGTPVARKDVEAPAAPEDSPATRVPQAPDAAAHDDGRWALHAEVTGFNRLTLDAEPGTTIAVVGENGAGKTTLLRALLGLTPRAHARLTLGDTDVTALPPHKRHVAWVPQDGALFPHLTALSNTAYGLRAHGTPRARARTEARQWLDRLGVGHLAHRKPAQLSGGQAQRVALARALATRPRLLLLDEPLAALDQTTRARVRHTLRTHLAGFGGVCLIVTHDPVEAVSLADRVLVLSDGHTLQDAPPAEVTRHPRSPWVARMLGRNAWPGTTTAHGLALTGGGRLVVPEAQPEGAPALAIIAPEAVSLYRDRPSGSARNVWPGTVREITATGSRLRVLVASVEVPDLVAEITPEAAAELGIVDGASVWSSVKATEITLVSL, encoded by the coding sequence ATGACCAGAGTCCGTACCCGTGTCAGGCCGCCCGTGGCCCTGGCGCTCCCCGCCCTGCTCGCCGTCGCGTTCCTGCTGCTGCCCCTCGTCGGCATCCTGACCCGCACCCAATGGGGCGAGCTGGCCGCCCATCTGACCAGCCCCGACGTGGTCCAGGCGCTCGAACTCTCGCTCGTCGTGTCCTTCTGGGCCCTCGGGCTCTCACTCGTCCTCGGGGTACCGCTGGCCTGGCTGTTGGCCCGGGTCGAGTTCAAGGGGAAGGCGTTCGTCCGGTCGCTCGTCCTGCTGCCCATGGTGCTGCCGCCGACCGTCGGCGGCGTGGCCCTGCTGCTGGGCTTCGGCCGGCGCGGACTCCTCGGACCCTGGCTGGAGGACGCCTTCGGCATCACCCTGCCCTTCCACACCTCCGGCGCCGTCGTCGCCGCCACCTTCGTCGCGATGCCCTTCCTCGTCATCAGCCTGGAAGGGGCGCTCGGCGGACTGAAGCAGAGCTACGAGGAGACCGCGTCCTCCCTCGGCGCCTCGCCGGTCCGGGTGTTCTTCACCGTGACCCTCCCCATGGTGGCCCCCGGCCTGATCGCCGGAGCGGCGCTCACCTGGGCCCGCGCGCTCGGCGAGTTCGGCGCGACGATCACCTTCGCCGGGAACCTGCCCGGCGAGACCCAGACCCTGCCGCTCCAGGTCTACCTGCTGCTCCAGGACAGCCCCGAGGCGGCCACGTCCGTGTCGCTGCTGCTGCTCGCCATCGCCATGGGCGTACTGATCGCCCTGCGCGGGCGGTGGACGGGAACCCCCGTCGCCCGCAAGGACGTCGAGGCCCCCGCGGCGCCCGAGGACTCCCCCGCGACCCGCGTTCCGCAGGCGCCGGACGCCGCCGCGCACGACGACGGCCGCTGGGCGTTGCACGCCGAGGTGACCGGCTTCAACCGGCTGACCCTCGACGCCGAACCCGGCACCACCATCGCCGTCGTCGGCGAGAACGGCGCCGGGAAGACGACCCTCCTGCGCGCGCTCCTCGGCCTCACCCCCCGCGCCCACGCCCGACTCACCCTCGGCGACACCGACGTGACCGCCCTGCCCCCGCACAAGCGACACGTCGCCTGGGTCCCCCAGGACGGCGCCCTCTTCCCGCACCTCACCGCACTCTCCAACACCGCCTACGGGCTCCGCGCCCACGGCACGCCCCGCGCCCGCGCCCGTACGGAGGCCCGGCAGTGGCTCGACCGCCTCGGCGTCGGACATCTGGCCCACCGCAAACCCGCCCAACTCTCCGGCGGCCAGGCCCAACGCGTTGCCCTCGCCCGCGCCCTCGCCACCCGACCCCGGCTCCTCCTCCTCGACGAGCCCCTCGCCGCCCTCGACCAGACCACCCGGGCCCGCGTCCGCCACACCCTGCGCACCCACCTCGCCGGCTTCGGCGGCGTCTGCCTCATCGTCACCCACGACCCCGTCGAGGCCGTGTCGCTGGCCGACCGGGTCCTCGTGCTCTCCGACGGCCACACCCTCCAGGACGCCCCGCCCGCCGAGGTCACCCGCCACCCCCGCAGCCCTTGGGTCGCCCGCATGCTCGGCCGCAACGCCTGGCCCGGCACCACCACCGCCCACGGGCTGGCCCTCACCGGAGGCGGCCGGCTGGTGGTGCCGGAGGCACAGCCCGAGGGGGCGCCGGCGCTCGCGATCATCGCCCCGGAGGCCGTGTCGCTGTACCGGGACCGCCCGAGCGGAAGCGCGCGCAACGTCTGGCCCGGCACCGTACGGGAGATCACCGCGACCGGCAGCCGACTGCGCGTGCTGGTCGCCTCGGTCGAAGTCCCCGACCTGGTCGCGGAGATCACCCCGGAGGCGGCCGCCGAACTGGGCATCGTCGACGGCGCCTCCGTCTGGTCCAGCGTGAAGGCCACCGAGATCACGCTGGTGTCGCTCTGA